One window of the Trifolium pratense cultivar HEN17-A07 linkage group LG2, ARS_RC_1.1, whole genome shotgun sequence genome contains the following:
- the LOC123905794 gene encoding extensin-2-like isoform X2 has protein sequence MGSQMASITLTIALAIITLCLPSQISANNYIYSSPPPPPKPYYYHSPPPPVHSPPPPYHYSSPPPPPKKPYKYASPPPPVYKYKSPPPPVYKYPSPPPPVYKYKSPPPPVYKYKSPPPPPKKPYKYPSPPPPVYKYKSPPPPVYKYKSPPPPVYKYKSPPPPVYKYKSPPPPPKKPYKYPSPPPPVYKYNSPPPPYKYPSPPPPPYKYPSPPPPVYKYKSPPPPVYKYKSPPPPVYKYKSPPPPVYSPPPPVYKYKSPPPPVYSPPPPHYVYSSPPPPVYSPPPPHYIYASPPPPYHF, from the exons ATGGGTTCTCAAATGGCCTCTATTACTCTCACTATTGCATTGGCAATAATCACTCTTTGCTTGCCATCCCAAATTTCAGCAAACAACTATATCTATTCAtccccaccaccaccacctaaGCCTTACTACTACCACTCTCCACCACCTCCGGTTCACTCACCTCCTCCTCCTTACCATTACAgttcaccaccaccaccaccaaagaAGCCATACAAATACGCTTCTCCTCCACCACCAGTTTACAAATACAAGTCACCACCTCCACCTGTGTACAAGTATCCTTCTCCTCCACCGCCCGTTTATAAGTACAAGTCACCTCCTCCACCGGTGTACAAGTAcaaatcaccaccaccaccacctaaGAAGCCATATAAATACCCATCTCCACCACCACCAGTTTACAAGTACAAGTCACCTCCTCCACCAGTATACAAGTACAAATCCCCTCCACCGCCAGTTTACAAGTATAAGTCACCTCCTCCACCAGTATATAAGTACAAATCTCCTCCACCTCCACCAAAGAAACCATATAAGTACCCATCTCCACCTCCACCCGTTTACAAATACAATTCACCTCCTCCTCCCTACAAGTATCCATCTCCTCCTCCACCTCCGTACAAGTACCCTTCACCACCACCCCCAGTTTATAAGTACAAGTCACCTCCTCCACCGGTATACAAATACAA ATCACCTCCACCACCAGTTTACAAATATAAGTCTCCTCCTCCACCCGTCTACTCGCCACCTCCACCAGTTTACAAGTATAAATCTCCACCTCCACCAGTTTACTCACCACCTCCGCCACACTATGTCTACTCTTCACCTCCTCCACCGGTCTACTCCCCTCCTCCACCACATTACATCTATGCATCACCTCCTCCTCCTTACCACTTCTAG
- the LOC123905794 gene encoding extensin-2-like isoform X1, which produces MGSQMASITLTIALAIITLCLPSQISANNYIYSSPPPPPKPYYYHSPPPPVHSPPPPYHYSSPPPPPKKPYKYASPPPPVYKYKSPPPPVYKYPSPPPPVYKYKSPPPPVYKYKSPPPPPKKPYKYPSPPPPVYKYKSPPPPVYKYKSPPPPVYKYKSPPPPVYKYKSPPPPPKKPYKYPSPPPPVYKYNSPPPPYKYPSPPPPPYKYPSPPPPVYKYKSPPPPVYKYKSPPPPAKKPYKYPSPPPPVYKYKSPPPPVYSPPPPVYKYKSPPPPVYSPPPPHYVYSSPPPPVYSPPPPHYIYASPPPPYHF; this is translated from the coding sequence ATGGGTTCTCAAATGGCCTCTATTACTCTCACTATTGCATTGGCAATAATCACTCTTTGCTTGCCATCCCAAATTTCAGCAAACAACTATATCTATTCAtccccaccaccaccacctaaGCCTTACTACTACCACTCTCCACCACCTCCGGTTCACTCACCTCCTCCTCCTTACCATTACAgttcaccaccaccaccaccaaagaAGCCATACAAATACGCTTCTCCTCCACCACCAGTTTACAAATACAAGTCACCACCTCCACCTGTGTACAAGTATCCTTCTCCTCCACCGCCCGTTTATAAGTACAAGTCACCTCCTCCACCGGTGTACAAGTAcaaatcaccaccaccaccacctaaGAAGCCATATAAATACCCATCTCCACCACCACCAGTTTACAAGTACAAGTCACCTCCTCCACCAGTATACAAGTACAAATCCCCTCCACCGCCAGTTTACAAGTATAAGTCACCTCCTCCACCAGTATATAAGTACAAATCTCCTCCACCTCCACCAAAGAAACCATATAAGTACCCATCTCCACCTCCACCCGTTTACAAATACAATTCACCTCCTCCTCCCTACAAGTATCCATCTCCTCCTCCACCTCCGTACAAGTACCCTTCACCACCACCCCCAGTTTATAAGTACAAGTCACCTCCTCCACCGGTATACAAATACAAATCGCCACCACCACCGGCCAAGAAGCCATATAAATATCCATCACCTCCACCACCAGTTTACAAATATAAGTCTCCTCCTCCACCCGTCTACTCGCCACCTCCACCAGTTTACAAGTATAAATCTCCACCTCCACCAGTTTACTCACCACCTCCGCCACACTATGTCTACTCTTCACCTCCTCCACCGGTCTACTCCCCTCCTCCACCACATTACATCTATGCATCACCTCCTCCTCCTTACCACTTCTAG